From one Paenibacillus sp. FSL K6-1330 genomic stretch:
- a CDS encoding glycoside hydrolase family 43 protein yields MPHGPTFNNPIVEQAADPWVWKHTDGHYYFMSTRRDRLELTQSATLTGLAEGRKKTIWTPEAGGRYSYNLWAPEIHHLDNKWYIYFTANDGGGDESRQICVLENVEPDPMEGEWEWKGALPTPVPGLDGTVMTLGNQLYFLYAGYGHFPDYGSAIYIMRMSNPWTLTGDHVLLTAPTLSWEKQGGMAINEGPVILQRNGRIFLVYSASTTWSEDYALGMLTMDETADPMDPLSWTKSMEPVFCKSVGNGVYATGHNSFTQSPDGKEDWIVYHALPAPGADTALRSTRIQKFDWKPDGTPDFGVPASDSEAIPIPSGESCMRIHNINE; encoded by the coding sequence ATGCCACATGGACCAACATTCAATAATCCGATTGTGGAGCAAGCAGCCGATCCTTGGGTATGGAAGCATACGGACGGCCATTACTATTTTATGTCGACGAGACGCGATCGTCTGGAGTTGACGCAATCCGCGACCTTGACAGGCCTTGCGGAGGGCCGGAAGAAAACGATCTGGACTCCGGAAGCCGGCGGACGCTATAGTTATAACCTGTGGGCGCCGGAAATTCATCATTTGGATAACAAATGGTACATTTATTTTACGGCAAATGATGGAGGAGGCGACGAGTCACGCCAAATATGCGTGCTGGAGAACGTGGAGCCTGATCCGATGGAAGGCGAATGGGAGTGGAAGGGCGCGCTGCCAACCCCTGTACCCGGACTGGACGGTACGGTCATGACCTTAGGGAATCAGCTTTATTTCCTGTATGCCGGGTACGGACATTTCCCGGACTACGGTTCCGCCATATACATCATGAGAATGTCGAACCCTTGGACCTTGACGGGGGACCATGTATTGCTCACGGCCCCGACTCTATCCTGGGAAAAACAAGGCGGAATGGCCATTAACGAAGGTCCCGTTATCCTTCAGCGAAACGGCCGTATCTTCCTAGTATACTCGGCCAGCACCACCTGGTCTGAGGATTATGCGCTGGGAATGCTCACGATGGATGAAACCGCAGATCCGATGGACCCGCTTTCCTGGACTAAATCCATGGAGCCTGTATTTTGCAAAAGCGTGGGAAACGGGGTGTATGCCACCGGCCATAACAGCTTCACGCAATCACCGGATGGCAAGGAGGACTGGATCGTCTACCATGCGCTTCCAGCGCCTGGAGCAGATACGGCCTTGCGATCGACCCGCATCCAGAAGTTCGACTGGAAGCCGGATGGAACCCCGGACTTCGGTGTCCCTGCCAGTGATTCGGAGGCCATACCGATACCGTCCGGAGAATCATGTATGCGGATTCATAACATAAACGAGTAG
- a CDS encoding DUF4832 domain-containing protein: protein MGKYSLENYEKYKTVKIRPQPLLNREFDANQGPFEYVSFSWRALEPFRGEYRLEAIHEALHTAQNPILVLVPELPIWAPDYAPDCFAALIRKVGSYIDSDRHLTAVLISTLADSKEEWNAYVESFETQTLLAELQNDRLIQHLRERSRGFGLLVKCGEENWIECCEAFAIHKLQKVWKRYQVVLHVTDNVCGPHTRREAYRWHASLSNLNMGLGYHLTLRRLTYPETVYSRGSLPLRFWFVNEGSSRIYREFQLWVQLKQGEVSYEYPLHAATHSWLTGDLVHNEMVPLKDMSPGKYTLSIALYFEDRSYIPLHIQNPQQDGYYEAGMIQVEISDEDPLMNIWDAYYPEGYYPLEDPVVPEQE, encoded by the coding sequence ATGGGGAAATACTCGCTCGAAAACTACGAGAAGTATAAAACCGTAAAAATCCGACCGCAACCCTTATTGAACCGGGAGTTTGATGCAAACCAGGGTCCATTCGAATACGTCTCCTTTTCCTGGAGAGCGCTTGAGCCGTTTCGAGGAGAATACAGACTTGAAGCGATCCATGAAGCACTGCATACGGCCCAAAATCCCATTCTTGTCCTGGTACCGGAATTGCCGATCTGGGCTCCGGATTACGCACCTGATTGTTTTGCCGCTTTGATCCGAAAAGTCGGTAGCTATATTGACTCCGACAGACACTTAACAGCCGTTCTGATATCAACCTTAGCTGACAGTAAGGAAGAATGGAACGCTTATGTGGAGTCGTTTGAAACGCAGACGCTGCTAGCCGAACTGCAGAATGACAGATTGATTCAACATTTAAGAGAACGCAGTCGCGGATTTGGCCTGCTGGTGAAGTGCGGTGAGGAGAATTGGATCGAATGCTGTGAAGCTTTTGCCATACATAAGCTGCAGAAAGTATGGAAGCGTTACCAGGTGGTCCTTCATGTGACTGATAACGTTTGCGGTCCTCATACAAGACGCGAGGCGTATCGCTGGCACGCCAGCCTCTCCAATCTGAATATGGGGCTTGGATATCATCTAACTTTGCGCCGACTGACTTATCCGGAAACGGTATATAGCCGTGGAAGCTTGCCATTGCGATTCTGGTTCGTCAACGAGGGCAGTTCGAGAATATACCGGGAGTTTCAGTTATGGGTGCAGTTAAAGCAAGGGGAGGTTTCCTATGAGTATCCCCTGCACGCAGCCACGCATTCCTGGTTAACCGGAGACCTTGTCCATAACGAGATGGTCCCCTTGAAGGATATGTCACCGGGTAAATATACGCTGAGTATAGCACTCTATTTCGAAGACCGGTCGTATATCCCCCTGCATATACAGAATCCGCAGCAGGATGGGTATTATGAGGCAGGCATGATACAAGTCGAAATATCCGATGAGGATCCGCTTATGAATATTTGGGATGCCTATTATCCGGAAGGATATTATCCCTTGGAAGATCCTGTGGTTCCAGAACAGGAGTAG
- a CDS encoding ABC transporter permease subunit produces the protein MSSAVKGFLYEIKKHRILYLMCVPALIVLIMFSYIPFAGIWMAFTDFNVVDGIFGSKFVGLDNFKYFFSENSMGWKVTYNTLYINFFGLILGIIIPVSIAILINEIRHKAYKKIAQSMMFFPYFISWVVVGAILYGIFSTDVGVANHILKFFGAEPISWYSEPKYWKWIIILSSVWKWSGYSSIVYMAAMSNFDGSLYEAAKVDGANKLQQILFLTVPMLKPTIIVLSLLSVGRIFYGDFGMIYGIVGNNPVLAEEVTVIDTYVYQSMRTLGFSYSTAIGLFQSLMGLILITAANKSAKKINDGEGLF, from the coding sequence ATGAGTTCGGCTGTTAAGGGATTTCTCTATGAAATAAAAAAACACAGGATCCTGTATCTCATGTGCGTGCCCGCGCTGATTGTGCTGATCATGTTCTCCTATATCCCGTTTGCCGGGATATGGATGGCGTTTACCGATTTCAATGTGGTCGACGGCATCTTCGGCAGCAAATTTGTGGGTCTGGACAACTTCAAATACTTTTTCTCGGAAAACAGCATGGGATGGAAGGTAACCTATAATACGCTGTACATCAACTTTTTCGGTCTCATATTAGGCATTATCATTCCTGTCAGCATTGCCATTCTGATCAATGAAATTCGGCATAAAGCCTACAAAAAGATCGCTCAAAGCATGATGTTTTTTCCGTATTTCATATCATGGGTTGTCGTCGGGGCGATTCTGTACGGAATTTTCTCCACGGATGTGGGCGTAGCGAATCATATTTTGAAGTTCTTCGGTGCAGAGCCGATCTCCTGGTACTCGGAGCCAAAATATTGGAAGTGGATCATCATTCTGTCGAGCGTCTGGAAATGGAGCGGCTACAGTTCCATTGTCTACATGGCGGCGATGTCCAATTTTGACGGGAGCTTATACGAAGCGGCCAAGGTGGATGGCGCCAACAAATTGCAGCAGATTCTTTTTTTGACCGTGCCCATGCTGAAGCCGACGATCATCGTTTTGAGCTTGCTGAGCGTCGGACGAATCTTCTACGGGGACTTTGGGATGATTTACGGTATTGTCGGCAACAACCCGGTCCTGGCTGAAGAAGTCACGGTCATCGATACCTATGTTTATCAGTCGATGCGTACGCTGGGCTTTTCTTACTCGACGGCAATTGGGTTATTCCAGTCCTTGATGGGCTTGATCCTGATTACGGCTGCTAACAAATCCGCTAAGAAAATAAACGACGGAGAGGGTCTATTTTGA
- a CDS encoding TetR/AcrR family transcriptional regulator gives MPKLGMEQKRRADVINATLTCISMYGIDGMTLDKVADHANCSKGVVTYYYKNKDHLTIEAFKSFLAYYGLKIESGIEHTMTSGEMMDLALKFMLPPLTDDKGQTINVSQLDGVEKMYIPHADQGKLFVQFFSKAMLDHNLQEVVSKSYEADLQGITKIMDYGKRTGQMSVEDSHSAAYGLMAMVIGLSFFRVANVPPANGGDNRYICEDYVRRLTQTGGNYGYREG, from the coding sequence ATGCCCAAATTAGGGATGGAACAAAAACGCAGGGCAGACGTCATTAATGCCACGTTAACCTGCATCAGCATGTATGGGATTGACGGCATGACCCTGGATAAGGTTGCTGATCATGCGAACTGCTCCAAGGGAGTTGTCACTTATTATTATAAGAATAAGGATCATCTGACGATTGAAGCTTTCAAGTCGTTCTTGGCGTACTATGGACTGAAGATCGAATCAGGCATTGAGCATACCATGACATCGGGGGAAATGATGGATCTTGCCCTGAAGTTTATGCTTCCCCCGCTCACCGATGACAAGGGTCAAACGATTAATGTGTCGCAGCTGGATGGGGTCGAGAAGATGTATATCCCGCATGCAGATCAAGGCAAGCTCTTTGTGCAGTTTTTCTCAAAAGCCATGCTGGATCACAATTTGCAGGAAGTGGTATCGAAGAGTTACGAGGCTGATCTCCAAGGCATCACCAAGATCATGGATTACGGTAAACGGACGGGACAGATGTCTGTTGAGGATTCCCACAGCGCTGCCTATGGGCTGATGGCGATGGTTATAGGTCTGAGCTTCTTTAGAGTAGCGAACGTTCCACCGGCCAATGGCGGCGATAACCGGTACATATGTGAGGATTATGTAAGAAGACTTACCCAAACAGGAGGGAACTATGGATATCGAGAAGGTTGA
- a CDS encoding ABC transporter substrate-binding protein, translating to MKARKMLILLVLLIASVSVMAGCSGKKEGAAALETVTILYPGERSDRMNEFLDNEFAEKMAADLGLKVEVTFVPWAQYWEQKDIMLAANEPIDLYWDGLPDLSTIVNKKQAMVLDDLIQDYGQDMLKVLPMEQLQGATIDGKIHGIPSAYAPSSAMYQLVAVRQDILEAVGMTDLKTADDLKEFATKAKEKFPEMKGPADVVFKPLTRYFADEQYNWIAVEDLVVFGEDSKKAYSYYETEAFQQVAKFNRGMYDAGLYTEDLTIKYNERDSRMQTGLYLWVEGSLGKEMEIINTIKANAPDAKVKTYLLAEDKPRYVTATGGEVLGIPVNAPNPEGAMKFVNWIYKSQENYLFALYGVEGKDYEIVDGRINKLTPSEFFYEWMFRNQNYQLFGPDVAQESIDKYKSWDDQAIRSASLGFRFNNEKVKSIETALKEVVGKDLAAIRSGFVDFETAYPKAIQKLKKAGIDEYVAEVQRQLDEFLAGK from the coding sequence ATGAAAGCAAGGAAAATGCTGATCTTGTTGGTTTTATTGATTGCGTCTGTTTCGGTAATGGCAGGATGCAGCGGCAAAAAAGAGGGGGCAGCCGCGCTCGAAACCGTCACGATTTTGTACCCTGGGGAACGAAGCGACCGCATGAACGAATTTCTAGACAACGAATTCGCAGAGAAAATGGCAGCCGATCTCGGTCTGAAGGTCGAAGTCACATTTGTGCCGTGGGCCCAGTATTGGGAACAAAAAGATATCATGCTGGCCGCAAATGAACCGATCGATTTATATTGGGATGGACTCCCGGACCTTTCGACGATCGTCAACAAGAAACAAGCCATGGTATTGGATGATTTAATCCAGGACTATGGTCAGGATATGTTGAAAGTTTTGCCGATGGAACAGCTTCAAGGCGCAACGATCGATGGGAAAATTCATGGCATTCCGTCGGCATATGCACCGTCCTCGGCCATGTACCAGCTGGTTGCCGTCCGTCAGGATATCCTCGAAGCCGTGGGGATGACCGACTTGAAGACTGCCGATGATCTAAAAGAATTCGCGACCAAGGCGAAAGAGAAGTTTCCTGAAATGAAAGGACCTGCCGATGTCGTCTTTAAACCTTTAACCCGATATTTTGCCGATGAACAATATAACTGGATCGCCGTAGAAGATTTGGTCGTATTCGGGGAAGACAGTAAAAAAGCATACAGTTATTATGAAACAGAGGCTTTCCAGCAAGTAGCGAAGTTTAACCGTGGCATGTATGATGCGGGGTTATATACAGAGGATTTGACCATCAAATACAACGAGAGAGACTCCCGTATGCAGACAGGCTTATATTTATGGGTTGAAGGCTCTTTGGGCAAGGAAATGGAAATTATTAATACAATCAAAGCCAATGCACCGGATGCCAAAGTTAAAACGTACCTGTTAGCCGAGGATAAACCGCGCTATGTGACAGCCACAGGCGGAGAAGTTCTTGGCATACCAGTAAATGCTCCTAATCCGGAAGGAGCCATGAAGTTTGTGAATTGGATTTATAAATCCCAGGAGAATTATCTGTTTGCCCTCTATGGCGTCGAAGGCAAGGATTACGAGATTGTGGATGGAAGAATCAATAAGCTGACCCCTAGCGAATTCTTCTATGAATGGATGTTCAGAAACCAAAATTACCAATTGTTCGGGCCGGATGTGGCACAAGAGTCCATCGATAAGTATAAGAGCTGGGATGACCAGGCTATACGATCCGCTTCATTGGGCTTCCGATTTAATAATGAGAAAGTCAAATCTATCGAAACAGCTCTGAAAGAAGTCGTTGGCAAGGACTTAGCTGCTATACGTTCCGGTTTTGTGGACTTTGAAACAGCGTATCCTAAGGCCATTCAGAAGCTAAAGAAGGCAGGCATTGATGAATATGTAGCTGAGGTACAACGTCAGTTAGATGAGTTTTTGGCGGGGAAATAA
- a CDS encoding SUMF1/EgtB/PvdO family nonheme iron enzyme, whose amino-acid sequence MVDIPAGEIQLRDDRIKSSWAVEVNAFQLAPIPVTKALYFSLMSQSAGFTDVMQAPVVDVSWNDAIHFCNMLSRHSGLDECYSATEDGERVVCNWETDGYRLPTEAEWQYACRAGSDGYRYGELDDIAWYEGNSGGALHVVGKKHPNAWGLYDMLGNVWEWCWDIYDPDVYGSYRVFRGGSWAEEARGCGATCRRRSHPTFRIEDLGFRLARSILR is encoded by the coding sequence ATGGTAGACATTCCAGCAGGCGAAATTCAATTAAGGGACGACCGAATCAAATCTTCGTGGGCGGTTGAAGTGAATGCTTTTCAGCTTGCACCGATTCCTGTTACAAAGGCGTTATATTTCTCGCTTATGTCGCAGTCGGCAGGATTCACTGATGTCATGCAGGCTCCGGTCGTCGATGTATCATGGAATGATGCGATTCACTTCTGTAATATGCTATCTCGGCACTCAGGTCTAGACGAGTGTTATTCGGCCACGGAAGATGGTGAGCGTGTGGTGTGCAACTGGGAGACGGATGGGTACCGCCTACCGACGGAAGCGGAATGGCAATATGCGTGTAGAGCCGGGAGTGATGGCTATCGTTACGGAGAGCTTGATGACATCGCTTGGTATGAAGGGAATTCCGGGGGCGCCCTGCATGTGGTAGGCAAAAAGCATCCGAATGCCTGGGGGCTTTACGATATGCTCGGAAATGTGTGGGAATGGTGTTGGGATATATACGATCCGGACGTATACGGCTCATACAGAGTATTCCGCGGCGGAAGCTGGGCGGAAGAGGCCAGGGGCTGTGGGGCGACATGCCGCCGTCGTAGCCACCCGACCTTTCGGATTGAGGATCTCGGGTTTCGTCTGGCCAGATCGATTTTACGATAA
- a CDS encoding carbohydrate ABC transporter permease, protein MMEKNRLLGDKLVIAFAYVFIGLFALVCLYPLVLTLSVSFSSEQAVARNGYSIFPLSPSLDTYKYIFVNSGMKLLKSYGVTLFVTTVGTFGALLITSMIAFSLSIKKLKYRNVLAFISNFTIIFSAGLIPWYMVSVNYYGLKNSILALILPSIFSVWNMFLMRTYFASISPSLYEAAEMDGANYFTIYVRIALPLSKTALLTVGLMYALQYWNDWWHALIFINERDLFPLQYFLYNILSNVNAISSGRIPSGASGNITLPAETVKMAITVITIGPIIFLYPYIQKYFVHGIMAGAVKE, encoded by the coding sequence ATGATGGAAAAGAATAGATTGCTTGGTGATAAATTGGTGATAGCCTTTGCCTATGTATTCATTGGCTTATTTGCACTCGTTTGTCTGTATCCTCTTGTATTAACGTTAAGCGTGTCCTTTTCTTCGGAACAGGCCGTTGCGAGAAACGGCTATTCGATCTTTCCCTTGAGCCCCAGCTTGGATACCTATAAATATATCTTTGTTAATAGTGGAATGAAATTGCTCAAATCCTATGGCGTGACCCTGTTTGTAACCACCGTGGGGACGTTCGGGGCTCTGTTGATTACCAGCATGATTGCATTTTCCCTATCCATAAAAAAGCTAAAATACCGCAACGTACTCGCCTTCATTAGCAACTTTACGATTATCTTTTCAGCCGGTTTGATTCCGTGGTATATGGTCAGCGTCAATTATTACGGATTGAAGAACAGCATTCTGGCCTTGATCCTGCCGTCCATATTCAGCGTATGGAACATGTTTCTGATGCGAACGTACTTTGCAAGCATCTCTCCATCTTTATATGAAGCGGCTGAGATGGACGGCGCCAATTATTTTACGATCTACGTAAGAATCGCTCTTCCATTAAGCAAGACCGCACTATTGACGGTTGGATTAATGTATGCGCTTCAATATTGGAATGATTGGTGGCATGCTCTGATCTTTATTAACGAACGCGATTTATTTCCGCTTCAATATTTCCTCTACAACATCCTGTCGAACGTCAATGCGATAAGCTCCGGACGGATTCCGTCAGGGGCATCAGGCAACATCACATTGCCTGCGGAAACCGTGAAGATGGCCATTACGGTCATTACGATCGGTCCGATCATTTTCCTGTATCCTTACATCCAAAAATACTTCGTGCACGGGATTATGGCCGGAGCGGTAAAAGAATAG
- a CDS encoding DUF4180 domain-containing protein — MDIEKVETDRGTIAVVSSNEILIKDVQSALDLMATVQYETGSHRMVMNQSIFSEAFFDLKTRLAGEILQKYINYHVKVAIIGDFSIYPSQSLQDFIYECNKGNDFFFLPSEQQGIERLSRLN, encoded by the coding sequence ATGGATATCGAGAAGGTTGAAACAGATAGAGGAACCATAGCGGTCGTAAGCAGCAATGAAATATTGATAAAGGATGTCCAATCCGCATTGGATCTTATGGCAACCGTGCAATATGAAACGGGCAGCCATCGTATGGTGATGAATCAGTCGATATTTAGCGAAGCCTTCTTCGATTTGAAGACGCGCCTTGCAGGCGAAATCCTTCAGAAGTATATCAATTATCATGTAAAGGTTGCGATTATCGGAGATTTTTCTATTTATCCGAGCCAAAGCTTGCAAGACTTCATATATGAATGCAATAAGGGAAACGATTTCTTTTTCTTGCCGAGTGAACAACAAGGAATTGAACGGTTAAGCAGGTTGAACTAA
- a CDS encoding Gfo/Idh/MocA family oxidoreductase, which yields MKLALIGAGQRGMIYSRHAYQSEEIVAVIEPDVGRRKAAADEFQIPLEKQFASVDEFYRLGKICDAVIISSMDKDHYEQTMKALDLGYDILLEKPISPSPEESLSIQRKANETGRKVIVCHVLRYTNFFAEIKKIIDSNELGKIVTIQHNENIGNFHMAHSFVRGNWRRSDLASPIIMQKSCHDMDILSWLVDSGAKRISSYGSLTYFKEENAPAGSAERCLDCKVAADCRFDARKAYLPVRGQWPAAVISADQSEEGLLQALATSPYGRCVYRMDNDVCDHQVTIIEFKNGVTATFNLSGFTNKMYRTLKIMCEHGEIRGDDSLNVIEVTRFNSNMAEPVQQTVIRPATVSGGHNGGDTGLMNDFLENLGNADFSSRSSIDMSVESHMMAYAAEEARITGTVIDLDELKMKLQHGITV from the coding sequence TTGAAACTAGCATTAATTGGTGCAGGACAAAGAGGCATGATCTATTCAAGGCATGCTTACCAAAGTGAGGAAATTGTGGCGGTAATCGAGCCGGATGTCGGCAGAAGAAAGGCAGCGGCGGATGAGTTTCAGATTCCGCTGGAGAAACAATTTGCATCCGTAGATGAATTTTATCGACTCGGTAAAATTTGCGATGCCGTCATCATCTCTTCCATGGACAAGGACCATTATGAGCAAACAATGAAGGCGCTTGATCTTGGTTATGATATTTTGCTCGAGAAGCCCATTTCACCAAGTCCTGAAGAAAGCTTGAGTATACAACGAAAAGCCAATGAAACAGGCCGGAAAGTGATTGTATGCCATGTGCTCAGATATACGAACTTCTTTGCGGAAATCAAGAAAATCATCGATAGCAATGAGCTTGGCAAGATCGTGACCATACAGCACAACGAGAACATCGGCAATTTCCATATGGCACATTCTTTCGTAAGAGGCAATTGGAGAAGAAGCGATCTGGCGAGTCCGATCATCATGCAGAAGTCCTGCCATGACATGGATATTCTATCCTGGCTTGTAGACAGCGGGGCGAAACGAATCTCTTCGTACGGAAGCCTTACGTATTTCAAAGAGGAGAATGCACCGGCAGGCAGTGCGGAACGATGCCTCGACTGCAAGGTAGCTGCGGACTGCCGATTCGATGCAAGAAAAGCCTATTTGCCTGTAAGGGGCCAATGGCCGGCTGCCGTCATTTCGGCGGATCAAAGCGAAGAGGGACTGCTCCAAGCGCTCGCAACGAGTCCTTACGGACGCTGCGTTTATCGGATGGACAATGATGTGTGTGATCATCAGGTGACCATTATCGAGTTTAAGAACGGGGTTACGGCAACGTTTAACTTGAGCGGATTTACGAATAAAATGTACCGCACGCTCAAAATCATGTGCGAGCATGGGGAGATCCGCGGGGATGACAGTTTGAATGTTATTGAAGTCACCCGCTTTAACTCCAATATGGCAGAACCTGTTCAGCAAACCGTCATTCGGCCGGCAACAGTGAGCGGCGGACATAACGGCGGCGATACTGGTCTGATGAACGACTTTTTGGAGAATCTGGGGAATGCCGACTTCAGCAGCAGATCCTCCATCGACATGTCCGTTGAAAGCCATATGATGGCCTATGCCGCGGAAGAGGCGAGAATTACCGGTACCGTGATCGATCTGGATGAACTAAAGATGAAGCTGCAACACGGCATTACAGTATAG